The following DNA comes from Methanomassiliicoccales archaeon.
TGAGGACCGCTCGAGGATACCTCGTGCAGTTCAAGGCCGAGAAAGGTTTGGACCGGATACTCACGGTCGTATTGGTGATCTCCATTCTGTCGTCCGTGATCGCCTTGGTGTACGTCGTTGCCGTCCCCCGACAAGGAGAGAGCTTCACCGAGTTCTACATACTGGGACCGGGGGGCAAGGCTGAGGACTATCCACACAATTTGACCGTCGAGCAGGAAGCCTCGGTCATCATCGGTCTGGCTAACCACGAGCATCGGGCGGTGGAGTACACCGTGGAGCTGTGGTTGGTAAACATGACCTTCGTGGATAACGTCACCCAGGTTCACAGCATGTATTATTTCGATTCTCTCACCGTGACATTGAACCATACGGATGTCGACCTTGAAGGGGAATGGCAGCCACAGTGGGAGGAGGCTTACAACTTCAACGTCAGCGTGACGGGCAACTACAAGCTCTGGTTCCTGTTGTACAAGGATGGGGCGCCGATCCTGCCTTTCGCCCCTGTGTCGATGGTCGATTATTCGGGCACCTCGGCCGAGGAGCGCATAGTAATGGCCGTAGAAAATGAGGTCCAGAGCCTGAACCTGAATCTAAGGGTGACCTGATCACATGATGGTCAGGTAACGCCTATCGTACTCGTTCATCAGGGCGTTACGATATATCTTCTCCTGCTCGGCCATGATGTCGTTCTTTGCCTTGGTCCGGGATAACAGTTCATCGGCCACGTCCTTCCTTTTTGTCAGTTTCATTCGTCGAACCTCTTCCATGGTCATTTCCAGATCGACCACATCCACCAATCTACCGTCGACCAGCAGTTTTTCCCCTTCCCGCATGGAAAGACCAGGGCCACAGTCAATACATTTCAATTTGGATTTTTCATCGCTCATGCTCGCACATGATGATGAATGTTAAAAAAGAAAAAAAGGGTTTCGGTAAGGGTTACAGGAAATAGAAGCGGGACCTGGAGGTAACGCAGACGTTCCCCATCTTCTCCAGGCGGTCCAGGACCCCTGAGTAACGGCGAACCATCATCTTGCCTTCGTCCGGCAGCTTCTCCCTGAGAAGTTTGACCTCTTCCAAAAGCTTGGCCGCCTCTTCCGCCGAGAATAGCTTCTTGCTACCGACGGAGCTCGGGACGCTGGCTATGATAGTGCACCCGTTCTTCTTTGCGATCTCCGGTAAGGCGCTGTTCTCCGGTCCGAAGGTACCCATGCATCCGCGTCCCTCGTCCCAGGAGAGGACGCACTTGGCGCAGGCCGCACCCATCTCGTCAAAGGAAAGCATGTCCCAGGCGGTAAGCCTGTCGTCCTTGCCTGACCTTTCCATCAAGGCGCTCATCCTTTCAGGCGAGACCTTGTCGACCGGGATCCATCCGGTGTATAGTTTCTGGCTCTCCGCCACTAACCGCTGCTTGTCAGCATCCTGCTTGATCTTGTCCAGATAGAGAGTTTCCATCTCCGGGTCCAAACGGTTCCTCTTTAGAAAGGCCTCCCAGTCATCGCCCATGACCAACTTGGCCTGGCTAATAGGGACCACTAGATCGAACTCGGCCACATCTTCAAAGCCTGCAACGTCCTTCAAATTCACCTTGAGCAACGTGGACTTGCCCACCTTGCACAAAGCGCTGTCACTGTCAACTTCACATATTGCTATAGAAACGCCCATTTTACCCCTTCTTACCTGTGTTACAAAACGAGTTGTATTTATCAATTATCCTCTTAACAACGAAATTGAATTCCTAAAAATGCTCATCCATACATTAGCCAGCATATCGACTGAGTTTAAATTTATATATAATTGAAATGAAATACATAGTTAGAAGGATCAACCATATGCTGGAAGGAAAATGGCCGATCGCTAGTGGGGATTACGTCCTTGGGAATGACGGATCTCCGGTGGCCGTCCTCATCATCGGCCGGGGGGCGGTGGACGTACCTTCGGACCTTTTCTGCATCAAGGGAATATTAAAGACGGAGAACATAGGATTGGAGAAGGTCATCGCCAACATCATCTCTCTACCTAGTATCCGAGTTCTAATAATGTGCGGACGGGAGGAGTTCGGTCACTTCCCAGGGGACGCCATACGAGCCTTGATGGAAAATGGCATCGATGAGCATCACCGCATAATCGGGACCAAGGCGGCCATACCTTTTTTGTGCGACCTGCCGCCCCAGGCGGTGGAGAGGTTCCAGGAACAGATCGAGATCGTGGACCTCTTAGACTCCTCCCAGGTAAATGAGCTGGTGGAGTTCGATCCCATTTACGAGTTCGATGAAGCTAGCGGGAAAAAGCTCATACAGGTATTGGAGGAGCTGCGTTCCCGGAAGTTCTCCCCCTTCCCGGCCGAACCATTGATCATAAGGGCCAAGGCGTTCAGCGGGGAGAGCGGCCGGATAGCTAAACAGCTCCATCTTGCCTCGGACGATTTCATTTCACCTATGCTTCGCATGCCCTCCGACGGGCTGAACACCGGTATGGGCATGGTATTGGTCTCCGAGGAGTTCGGTGTGGTCATAGAACCGCTCCAAGGAAGAGTGTTGACAGTTCCCTCGGTCGAATTTTCCCTTAGACTGAGGACGTATCTTACGGGGGTATGACATGTTCAAGTTCCAGACAACGCAGAGAAAGGCATGCATCGGTGGAACGGAGTTCGGAGGGCAACCGGGCCAGAGGCGAACGGTCATGGTCGGTTCATTGTTCTACCCCCGGCACTCGGTCGTTCTGGACCCTCGCACCGGGGCTTTGGACCATCATAAATTAACAGAAAGGTTGCACCAGTACCGTAAAGTGATCGAGAGCTGCGAATGCCCGTCCGCCCTCATGCTGTACGCTGAGAACGAGACGGCGGCCAGGAATTATCTGGAGGCGGTATGCGACATCGTTCCTGGTCCGTTGTTCGTGGATTCCGGCAGTTCCGATGTCCGCATCTCTTTCCTGAGGCATGCTGAGGAAATGGGGTTGCGGGACCGAGTGGTTTACAACACCATCAACGCCGGCCTCTCCGCGGAAGAGAAGAGTATGCTCGAAAAAGCTCCACCGAAGCACGCGGTTGTCCTGGCCTTCAATCCCCGCAGTGATGATGTCAAGGGACGCATCTACATGCTGGAAAGTGGGGACGACCTTCTACCGCAAGGTCTGCTGGAGACGGCCGAGGGCCTGGGAATAGACAATCTGCTACTGGACGTGGCGGTAACGTCGCCGCAACAGAACGCTGGATCGGCCTTGCGGGCGATAATGGTGGCCAAGGCTAAATGGGGACTGCCCTGCGGCTGCGCCCTGCACAACGCCGTGGAGTGCTTGGACCTGAGCGATATGACCGATGCCAAGGAGGCCATGCGCCATGTGGACAGTTCGGCGGTGGCCTTGAGCATGATGGCGGGAGCGGATTACGTGGTCTACGGCCCGCTGGAATATGCTAAAAGGGTGATGCCGGTGGCCGCCTTCGCCGACCTGATGCTGAGCCAATCGGTGGCTGACATCTAGATGTCGATGTAACAGCCCGTACCGAAGAGCTCAAAGCCGGGGAAACGGTCGGAGAACATCTTGGTGGCCTGGAAGCCGGTACAGTGCATCGGGACCACCTTCTCTACCCCCAGCTTCTTCAGTCCGTCCATGGTCTTCAACAATGTTTCCGGTGAACCTTGGGATAGGTGGAAACCGCCCATCACCATGTACAATTTACGTTCGCTTCTTTTTCTGACCTGGGACAATATGTTCACGACCCCGGCGTGACCGCAGCCTGTAACGACGATCAATCCTTTTCGGGTGGAGAGGACCAGCGCCTGCTCTTCCAGGATGTGGTCCGGCATCATAGCTCCCTCTCGCTCCAACATGAAGGTCGATGGGACCTCGAAACTGTTGGTGCGCAATACCTCACCGGTGGTGCTGATCCCAGAGACCAGTTCTTTCGGTCCGTTCTCGTAGATAGGAGGGTGTTCTTTCAGAAGGGATAGCAGTTCGGTCGATGGACCGATCTCTCTTGTATTCCCGGAAGCGGAATAGAAACGTTGCCCTTTGAAAGTGCTTGAATGGGCATAGCAGGGGACCCCGGCCTTCAACAGCAACGGCAATCCGCCCAGATGATCATAGTGACCGTGGGTGATGAACACCGCATCCAGCTCTTCCGGCCTAATGCCCAGCACACCCAGGTTGTGCGAGAACACCTGTTCCGATGAACCGGTGTCCATGATCACCTTCTTCCCATCATTGTTCTCGATGAGCATGGACAGCCCATGTTCGGATATGAATTTGCCAGGCGCCTTCTGCACTGAACGAGAATTACCACTCGATCCAGTGCAATTGTCTACTACGCACGTGATACGCAATTAGGCGTCCTCTCCTTTTCTTACGATCTTAAATTCGCTGAAATTGTAGACGTCCTCTGGACAGGCCGCCTGGCACTTCTTGCATGCCGTCCCCAGACAATGCTCGGTGTTGATCCTGACCTGGAACTTCTTTTCTCCGATCTTTGATACTTGCAGGGCACACTCTGGACACGCTTTTTGGCACTTCTTGCAGCCGATGCATCCTTCGAACGATCCTACGAGGAACACACCGACATCGTCCAGGGTCTTTAGACCCTGGGCGCCGATGACCGGGATATCCGAAACGACCAGGCGGATGGTCTCGCTCGGGCGCTTGATCTCCGGCAGCGGGCGCAGACCGGAGAACTGGATCATCTCGTTGTACATCTCAAGGGACATGCCCTCGGTCCAGTAGGCGATCTCGTTCACGTACATGTCCTCGAAGATCTTGCTGGTGGCGAACATGATGTGCTTGCTGGCGATGGAATTGGCCACGTCCTGCATGCGATCCAGACCATCATCGTCAACCAGGATATCGTAGGACATCATCAGTGAGGTGTTCCCGGCCTGCACGGTCTTGTCCAGGACCCTGGGGATCAATCCCACGGTCTGGGCCTTCAAAGGGTCCACATATGTGCCGGAGGCGCCAGCCATATACATGGTCCTGACACCGAAGTCATCTATGCCCACTTCCTCGATCAGGGTGCGGTGACCGGCGCGGATGGCTCCGAAGGCCTTTCCGGCTTCGCGGACGTCCTCTTCTCCGAAGTAAATGCCGTTCGTAAGGTGGATGCGGCGATCGGGGGTCTCGATGTAGGGCAACTTGATGATGCCAGCCTCCAGACCCATGGCCATTGCGGCTACGACGCCAGTACCGGTTATGCCCCGGGCGACCACACCGTCAAGCCGGCTCTCCGCACCGTTCCTTGGATCGACTATGGAGGATTTGATAGGGTGCAGTTTGTCGCTGAGGACCATATTGTACCAGCGGCCGTCGTCGGTAGGTATTACATCGGAAATGGCCTGCGGTGCGGCCAGCATGCCGAACTGGATGGATTGCCCTTCCATGGCTGGCCCGGCGGCGGCGCTGCCGGTGTACAGCTCACCATTATGGAACAGCCCCATTTCGGCGTTGGTGCCGTAGTCTGTCACCATGCAGGTCTCCTTCTTGTCCATGAGACCGGTCTTCATGATCATAGCCAATGCATCGGCGCCGATCTCGTGGCGTATGGACGGAGGAATGCGCACCTCAGCGGTTCGCCTGACCGAATTCATACCCAGCTCCTCGGCTTTGATAGAATGGGCCTTTCGTTCCGGGACCTTGACGTTCAATCTTTTCAATATCGATTGCCCGGCGAAGGCCAGGTCCCGTATCTCGATGTTCTCGAACATAGACATCTGGGCCGGATTTCCGCATACCGATACTCGAGCGATCTCCTCGGGCTTGGCTCCCAGGGTAGAAATAAGCTTGTCGACCGTCTCAATGACTATCCGGTGCCCCACCTCGGAACCGTTCTCTAACCAGAAGTGGAGATGGTCCATAATGTTGGCACCCGGTAGGGGATGCCTCATTGTTATGGCCGTGGCCAGAATCTTGCCTTTCCTATCCAGATCGACCAGGTGACCCCGGTAACCGCTAGTTCCCAAGTCGAGCGCTACTCCCAATGCCATGGAAAACCTCGGAGAGGGAATGACATCGCCTCATTATTAATACTGTTCCCGAAACAATCGCCTATTTATTTGTCCAGTAGCTCCATTTTAAACGCCGATGAACGTATTATACGGGACAACGGAATTATAGTGAAAAGGACGTTAATGCCTAGTTGTGATTTAATGAGAATCGCCCAGGTGACCGGATTCTTGGGGAGCGGAAAGACCACCTTTCTTATCGAGGTGGCCAAAGAGCTGAATTCAAGAGGTTTGAAGGTAGCGACCATAGTCAACGATGTTGGTCATATCAACGTGGACCGCAAGTGCATGGAGATACATGGCATAGACACCATGGAGATATCTGGAGGGTGCATATGCTGTGAAGTGCAGGGTACGTTGACGACCACCGTCACAAACATCTATATGAGCTTCCACCCGGACGTCATTTTAGTAGAGCCGACCGGTGTGGCCATACCGTTAGGCCTCAAACAGGCCGCGGCGGAGACGGTGAAAAAGATGCCGAAGATACTGGAACAATCACCCATCGTCACCTTTGTCGACGCTCTGCGCATCGATAAGCTGATGAACAATGTGCGTCGGTTGGTGGAGACCCAGATAATCGAGGCGGACGCGGTGTTGATCAATAAGGTCGATGCCGTCGACGAGGACCGACTGGACCGGGTGACCAAGATGGTGAGAGAACTGAATGCAGAGGTCCAATTGTACTATGGCTCCGCTCGCACCGGAAAGGGGGTCAAGGAGATAGCCGACATCATGGTCAACGGTAAAGCGGTGATATACGACCTACATGACGCTGAGAAACGCTTTGATCGGAAATACGGAGAGTGATGTGTGTGGACCAGAAATCAAGGGAACTGCTGACACACCGGGCCACGGACGAGCTGGGTAAGTTCTCTGTGTGGGTACGACTTTACATCGCCGATCCGTTGAGCAGTGAACAATCCGAGGGCATGGTGGTCGACCTGATGAACGAGATCACCACGGAGTGCTTCCGACAGGGTGCGGACATGATAGGACATGTCAAATCGTTCCTGACCGCGGAAGGCGGCAAGACCATTAACGTAAGCCTGATCGACATGGATATCGGACCGACCGTTCAGAACCGATTCGATGGAACGATGATGACACGTGGGGAGCTCATCGTCCACGTCATCGTGCATGGTATGTGGGACCCGGAGGTCCGGGAGACATCCCTGAACATAACCAAGGAGTTCATGGCCGAAAGGGGCATTGAATACGAGATCATCAACGATTTCTTCGAGAAGGAGAAGAGGGTGAAGGACTAGGTCGGCCCATTCGAGCTACCTTTTAATTCATACATCGCCTAAGATATGCTTATGACGCCCAAAGAAAGGTTCGAGGGAGCTATATCGCTTTTACCAGTGGACCGCCCGCCGATGATGTATCAGCATCTGGGGGCGGCCAAGACGGTCCTGTCCGCGGCAGGGCTCACTATGCGGCAGGGCTTCCACGACCCCGAGATCTTCGCTCGCATCGCCATCTTAGCGCAGAGGATCACCGGCTTCGACAACGTCATGGCCGGTTGGGGCGACATATTGGTCGAGGCACGGGCTCACGGCACTCAGTGGATGTGGCCGGAGCGGGACTTCTACCCCAGGGTTGAAAAGTACGCCGTAATGTCGCCGGCAGATGTAGATAAGGTTCACCCTGTGGACCCCATGAGGGACGAGTACTGGTCTGTTCCACTTAAGGCCGCGGGGATCATGAACGAGCGGGTCGGGAACGAAGTGGCGGTCCTGGGGTGCATAAATTCGCCGATGCTCATCGTCAGCGAGATCATGGGGTTGGAGGGTCTGCTCATGGCGACCATCACCGATCCGGACGTGGTGGACCAGCTTCTCGGGGTTGTGATAGAGTCCACTAAAGCATACTCGGAGCATCTGGCCGGCATGGGCGTCACCACGGTCTTTGTGGAGAACGGCACCGCCGGATTGGAGACCAATTCACAGGAGAACATCGAACGGTTCGACCTGTGTAATCTGAAAAAGGCCATCGATCATTTTCACCATCATGGAATTAAGGTCATTGCCCATAATTGCGCTGCAAAACCCTACCTGGACGGTTATCCAGGCGTTGGTGCGGACGCTGTACATTTCCACCTGACGGCCGTGGACAAGAACGAAGTGTTCTCCAAGCTTAAGGGGCGCACCGCGGTCATGGCCGGTATCGACCATATGTTCCTGCTGTTCAAGGGTACGCCCCAGGAGATCGATCGAGAGGTAGCTGACATCGTGAAGACATGGGGGGACGGGGCGGGGCTCATGATCAGCCCGGGCTGTGAGATGCCGTTCAAGACCCCGATGGACAATATAGTCGCATTTCGAGAGGCGGTCGCTCGGCACGGAACTGCCTCGAATCGTTGATGATCGTTGGTTGAACATTTGTTAATTTATTTACAATTGTTTCACATGGAAGACCATGAGCCAGATTATTATTATTAACCGGTGTTAAAGGATGATTGTTG
Coding sequences within:
- a CDS encoding DUF1616 domain-containing protein, translated to MNLQPKRDWDLWAIIGLSLTLILIIYLLPDNVMRVIIGLPFILFFPGYAALSVLFPESKDLEIIERVALSFGLSIAISPLVGFGLNYTPFGIRLAPILLSLSALNVALSAAGLYRRQMAESPYLPFDPVRTARGYLVQFKAEKGLDRILTVVLVISILSSVIALVYVVAVPRQGESFTEFYILGPGGKAEDYPHNLTVEQEASVIIGLANHEHRAVEYTVELWLVNMTFVDNVTQVHSMYYFDSLTVTLNHTDVDLEGEWQPQWEEAYNFNVSVTGNYKLWFLLYKDGAPILPFAPVSMVDYSGTSAEERIVMAVENEVQSLNLNLRVT
- a CDS encoding uroporphyrinogen decarboxylase family protein — encoded protein: MTPKERFEGAISLLPVDRPPMMYQHLGAAKTVLSAAGLTMRQGFHDPEIFARIAILAQRITGFDNVMAGWGDILVEARAHGTQWMWPERDFYPRVEKYAVMSPADVDKVHPVDPMRDEYWSVPLKAAGIMNERVGNEVAVLGCINSPMLIVSEIMGLEGLLMATITDPDVVDQLLGVVIESTKAYSEHLAGMGVTTVFVENGTAGLETNSQENIERFDLCNLKKAIDHFHHHGIKVIAHNCAAKPYLDGYPGVGADAVHFHLTAVDKNEVFSKLKGRTAVMAGIDHMFLLFKGTPQEIDREVADIVKTWGDGAGLMISPGCEMPFKTPMDNIVAFREAVARHGTASNR
- a CDS encoding methylamine methyltransferase corrinoid protein reductive activase, producing MALGVALDLGTSGYRGHLVDLDRKGKILATAITMRHPLPGANIMDHLHFWLENGSEVGHRIVIETVDKLISTLGAKPEEIARVSVCGNPAQMSMFENIEIRDLAFAGQSILKRLNVKVPERKAHSIKAEELGMNSVRRTAEVRIPPSIRHEIGADALAMIMKTGLMDKKETCMVTDYGTNAEMGLFHNGELYTGSAAAGPAMEGQSIQFGMLAAPQAISDVIPTDDGRWYNMVLSDKLHPIKSSIVDPRNGAESRLDGVVARGITGTGVVAAMAMGLEAGIIKLPYIETPDRRIHLTNGIYFGEEDVREAGKAFGAIRAGHRTLIEEVGIDDFGVRTMYMAGASGTYVDPLKAQTVGLIPRVLDKTVQAGNTSLMMSYDILVDDDGLDRMQDVANSIASKHIMFATSKIFEDMYVNEIAYWTEGMSLEMYNEMIQFSGLRPLPEIKRPSETIRLVVSDIPVIGAQGLKTLDDVGVFLVGSFEGCIGCKKCQKACPECALQVSKIGEKKFQVRINTEHCLGTACKKCQAACPEDVYNFSEFKIVRKGEDA
- a CDS encoding MBL fold metallo-hydrolase, which encodes MRITCVVDNCTGSSGNSRSVQKAPGKFISEHGLSMLIENNDGKKVIMDTGSSEQVFSHNLGVLGIRPEELDAVFITHGHYDHLGGLPLLLKAGVPCYAHSSTFKGQRFYSASGNTREIGPSTELLSLLKEHPPIYENGPKELVSGISTTGEVLRTNSFEVPSTFMLEREGAMMPDHILEEQALVLSTRKGLIVVTGCGHAGVVNILSQVRKRSERKLYMVMGGFHLSQGSPETLLKTMDGLKKLGVEKVVPMHCTGFQATKMFSDRFPGFELFGTGCYIDI
- a CDS encoding GTP-binding protein — translated: MRIAQVTGFLGSGKTTFLIEVAKELNSRGLKVATIVNDVGHINVDRKCMEIHGIDTMEISGGCICCEVQGTLTTTVTNIYMSFHPDVILVEPTGVAIPLGLKQAAAETVKKMPKILEQSPIVTFVDALRIDKLMNNVRRLVETQIIEADAVLINKVDAVDEDRLDRVTKMVRELNAEVQLYYGSARTGKGVKEIADIMVNGKAVIYDLHDAEKRFDRKYGE